From the Alkalibacter rhizosphaerae genome, one window contains:
- a CDS encoding RNA-guided endonuclease InsQ/TnpB family protein has protein sequence MQQACFSWDKMQRRWVLRFIYKVEEKVLPESWNNVMSIDLGLDNLCAITFQRSMEQVLINGKTLKAKNAYYNQQIRRFTGLEMKQTGAANYQTTKRIRRLYQKRHNYLQDALHKVSRKVVDLAVSHGCHTIVLGDLKGIKQHSPIKGFVQIPVQRLVEMIKYKAALVGMEVVLVKEAYTSGVSAYDLEPVEKGSYNKSRRIQRGLFQTQDQQLVNSDINGSLNILRIYDKHVVPMPVAGWRDNGCLNHPARITVA, from the coding sequence ATGCAGCAAGCATGTTTTTCCTGGGACAAGATGCAAAGAAGATGGGTGCTTCGCTTCATCTACAAGGTGGAAGAAAAGGTCCTGCCAGAATCCTGGAACAATGTGATGAGCATCGACCTGGGTCTGGACAATCTGTGCGCCATCACCTTCCAGCGCAGCATGGAACAAGTCCTAATAAACGGGAAGACCTTGAAAGCAAAGAACGCTTATTACAACCAGCAGATCCGACGGTTTACCGGCCTGGAGATGAAGCAAACAGGTGCCGCCAATTACCAGACCACCAAGAGGATCCGCCGCTTGTACCAGAAACGGCACAACTACCTCCAGGATGCCCTCCACAAGGTGAGCCGCAAGGTGGTGGATCTGGCTGTGAGTCATGGTTGCCATACCATCGTTCTGGGAGATCTCAAAGGAATCAAGCAACACTCTCCCATCAAGGGGTTTGTCCAGATCCCCGTCCAGCGACTGGTGGAGATGATCAAGTACAAGGCAGCCCTGGTGGGGATGGAAGTGGTACTGGTAAAGGAAGCCTATACTTCCGGAGTCAGTGCCTACGACCTGGAGCCTGTAGAAAAGGGTTCCTACAACAAGAGCCGGCGTATCCAAAGAGGACTGTTCCAGACTCAGGATCAACAACTGGTAAACAGCGACATCAACGGATCCTTAAACATCTTGAGGATCTATGACAAACATGTAGTCCCCATGCCCGTTGCCGGGTGGAGGGATAATGGGTGCTTGAACCACCCTGCAAGGATCACGGTTGCCTGA
- a CDS encoding Fic family protein: MEYITVKQAAERWGLSDRRVRVLCKEGRIKGVIRDGRSYLIPEDSLKPIDGRSLRGKEIPKQYAALFETIDEMKAEIDRRRPLTSGELKRLQDEFLVEFTYNSNAIEGNTLTLRETALALEGVTIDQKPLKDHLEAVGHRDAFRYVVTLVSGNVPISERILREIHALVLIDRPEDKGVYRRIPVKIMGAHHEPPQPYLVPVQMERLIAELSSENRHIIHTAALFHLIFEGIHPFVDGNGRAGRLILNLMLMQAGYPPIDVKFADRRKYYSCFDSYYRDNDASPMVNMIGEYVKDRLSQYLSLLR; the protein is encoded by the coding sequence GTGGAATATATTACAGTAAAACAGGCTGCGGAGCGATGGGGACTATCCGATCGCCGTGTTCGTGTACTTTGTAAGGAGGGGCGGATTAAGGGGGTTATCAGAGACGGACGATCCTACCTCATTCCGGAGGATTCATTAAAGCCAATCGATGGACGCAGTCTCCGCGGCAAGGAGATTCCAAAACAATACGCCGCACTCTTTGAGACTATCGATGAGATGAAGGCAGAAATAGACCGACGACGTCCATTGACAAGCGGAGAATTAAAGCGTTTGCAGGACGAATTCTTAGTGGAATTTACATACAACTCAAACGCCATTGAGGGTAATACCCTTACACTTCGGGAAACGGCACTAGCCTTGGAGGGTGTGACAATTGATCAAAAACCGCTTAAAGACCATCTTGAAGCAGTGGGGCATCGCGACGCATTTCGTTATGTTGTTACCCTTGTCAGTGGAAATGTTCCTATTTCGGAACGGATATTACGTGAAATTCACGCACTTGTTTTGATTGACAGACCAGAAGATAAGGGTGTCTATAGGAGAATACCGGTGAAGATTATGGGTGCGCACCATGAACCTCCGCAACCATATCTTGTTCCAGTTCAAATGGAGCGGTTGATCGCGGAGTTATCCAGTGAAAACCGGCATATCATACATACTGCAGCTTTATTCCATCTGATTTTTGAGGGAATTCATCCTTTTGTTGACGGGAATGGGCGTGCTGGCCGGTTAATATTGAATCTCATGCTCATGCAGGCGGGATATCCGCCTATCGATGTGAAGTTTGCTGATCGAAGAAAATATTACTCTTGTTTTGATAGCTATTATCGGGATAACGATGCATCTCCGATGGTGAATATGATTGGAGAATACGTGAAAGATAGGCTTTCACAATATTTGAGTTTGTTGCGATAA